A window of Quercus robur chromosome 12, dhQueRobu3.1, whole genome shotgun sequence genomic DNA:
gatcgAGACAACAGGAAGGTAAGTTCTTCAGCACGGAGTCAGCAATATACGCCTTTGAACATGCCGCTTAAACAAGTatttatgcaaatcaaggatgatccaTCCTTAAAGTGGccagaaaaaatgaaagaaaatccCAACAAGTGCAATAGGAACAAGTATTGCCGCTTCTATAGAGATCATGGACATGACAAGGACGAGTGTTTTGATTTGAAGCAGCAGATAGAGAATCTCATCAGGCAaggaaaattgagaaatttccttggacgagatcaCAAGGACAAGAAGTTGAAGGGAAAGTTAGAAGAGTCGTCACGACCCCCACTTGGAGAAATAAGAGTTATCATAGGAGGGACCTCGATGGGACAATCTTCCAAGTCAAGGAAGACGTACCTAAAGGTAATGTAAAACGTCCAACTTTCTAGACGATCCCCAAGGATGAGGGTAATGGACGAGCAAGCCATTATGTTCACGGACGAGGATGTTGAAAGGGTTCACCACTCACTTAACGACGCGATCGTCATCACTTTGCTCATTGCTAATTATACAACCAGAAGGGTGTTGGTAGACAATGGAAGTTCGACGGACATCTTATATTACCCTgccttccaacaaatgaggTTTGGATGAGATCAACTTCGTCCAGTAAATTCACCCTTGGTAAGATTTGAAGGGATGAAAATGTAGCCCGTGAGTATCATTACGTTACTTGTGGTGGTAGGAGTGTATCCACAATAGATAACCAAAGAAGTAAACTTTCTTGTCGTGGACCGTTCATCGTCATACAATGCTATCATTGGAAAACCAACTTTAAACAGTTGGAAGGCAGTCACATTTACTTACCATTTGTCTATTAAGTTCCCAACAGATTACAGAGTAGGTCAAGTGCAAGGAAACCAATTAGCCGCCAGAGAATGCTATCTAGCCATGTTGGCCATGGACGAGCACGTATAGACGATGAGCATAGATGAGAGATGGGTTACCACAGAGCCCACGGAAGCGCTGGAAGACGTTCCTTTGGACAAGAGTAACCCCGAGAAGTTTGCAAGGATTGGAACAAGCATGGAAATTAAGACAAAGCAAGACCTTGTccattttttaaagaagagcatggatgtgtttgcatggagtcaCAAGGACATGCCGGGTATTGACCCAAGTGTAATCACCCACCGTCTGAACGTGTATCCTTCCTCCAAACCCATGCGTCAAAACAAGAGAGTTTTTTCTCCCGAACAAGATAATGCTATTAAAAAGGAAGTCTAGAAGATGGCAAAATTTATCTGGGAAGTTTATTACCCGGACTAGTTGGCCAATGTggtgatggtcaagaaagcTAATGGCAAGTGAAGGATGTGcatggacttcaccgatttgaACAAAGCTTGCCCAAAGGATAGCTATTTGTTGCCACGCATTGACCAGCTAGTGGACTCAACTGAGGGTCATAAATTACTAAGTTTtatggacgccttctcaggtTATAATCAAATAAGAATGGACGAGGTGGACCAAGAGAAGACGTCTTTTATTACCAGCCAAAGTTTGTTttgctacaaggtgatgccattcggtTTGAAGAACGCGGGGGCAACTTATCAAAGGCTGGTTAACCATATGTTTCGTCTACAGATTGGATGGAATGTGGAagtttatatagatgatatgcCGGTAAAGAGTTTGGACAAGGAAAAGCATTTGGACGACCTTCAAGAGACCTTGGATACACTTAAACGATATAACATGAAGTTGAATCCAAGCAAGTGTGCCTTTGGAGTTTCGTTAGGAAAGTTTCTTGGGTTCATGGTTTCACATAGGGGAATTGAAGCAACTCTCGATAAAATTCAAGCGATACTGAATATGGAGCCACCAAGGAATATCAAAGAAGTCCAATCTCTCACTGGACGAGTTGTCACCCTTAACAGATTTGTCTCAAAAGCTACTGACAAGTGTTTACCATTCTTTAAAGTTCTTAAGAAGGCATTCgaatggacggacgagtgtTAGAAGGCCTTTCAAGACCTCAAGACCTACCTCACCACAGCCCCTCTACTAAGCCTGTCCATACCAAGTGAAGAATTATATTGTATTTAGCAGTGTCCCCACATGCACTGAGCTCAGCGCTgattagagaagaaggaaagataCAGAAGCCGGTTTATTATACAAGCCGAGCGTTAAGAGGGGCAGAAGGACGATATCCCATGATGGAAAAGCTAACCTTTGCCTTAGTCACGGCTTCTAGGAAGTTAAGACATTACTTTCAAGCTCATGTCATAAATGTCTTGACAGATCATCCACTAAAGAAGGCGATGAACTAGTTGGAAGCTGTAGGACGACTAATCCAATGGGTCATAGAACTTAGCGAGTTTGATGTCAGGTACCAACCAAGAAGCGTGATAAAAGCATAGGTATTGACGGATTTCATTGCAGAGTGAAATGTATTTGAATAACTTCAAATGGTTCAAAACAAAGggcctcatatatatatatatatatatatatatatataaaaggagagagaaagggaaacTAAGACGCCAGAATTTCACATCTTCACTATTGGGGGTCCTCTCCAATGTTAGGCTCGTCGTGGGCAGGCTGAATGGTGGCATCGTCTTCAATATTAATATCTTCAGAACTCATATGGAGAAAAGAGCTTGCAGCTAAAAATAAAACTGCCCCCTAACTCCAACTCCTGAATCTGCCCCTGTTGACAAATACGCATAAATATATCATGACAAgctggtgaaaaaaaaaagggttttctCAAACATTTATGATGCTTATTTACACCCCATCTTAATTCCTCCCACCATCAGGCCTTTCTGCCATTTCACCATCTTCttttactcttttcttttttctcctggGCCATACCTGGAGACCACATTATGGTTGGGTTTCAATGTCCTCGGAGATGCTATGCATAAATTCAGGCCAAACGCTAACAGGTCACTGGTCAATCAACACATGAACTTTTAAAACAACACTGCTCCACATTAATTTAAAGCACCGTTAACTGTGTGACTTACAAATAAACACATTAAATGTCattatgacaaaattttcaaaaaaagatttACAGATCTTTTAGCTGTCCACACTTCATTTGTTGCTTCAAGCATCCCAATCCCATAGGCATAGCTTTTTATGAACAAATTTATACAATCTTAATTGACAAGCAAGAAGCAAAAAATGAAGTGCAAAACTCTTAAAACCCCCCGCATTTATTACCTACCCCAGTGCATTTACAAAGTCCTCAGCTGTGGTCAAaccttcaaattcaaaataccAAATCCAGGCTCCTCAGACTTTCCTCAAAAAAGTCAACCAAGTCTTGCAGTAGATCACAGCCGTTCATCAAAACCTTGCCATGTACGTTAGCTTTGGTTCTGGTTCAGCCTATCCCAAAGCGATGAGCACTGTCTCCTCGCAAACccaactctctttttttccaaaTCATAAACAATTTCGAACCCTTGTTGCTGATAATTTCCAAGAATAGCCCCGGGCCCACCACTCAACTCCTCGTCATCTCCACCGTCCATCAACATCAAACACCCAACGTTCTTCTTCTTATCACCGTCCAAAAACTCGTAGAAATAGTTTCTCCTAGGTAGCGCCACACTGGATCCGTCCCCAACGAAGTGTAAAACCACGGCAGGCACATTCACAACCTTGCCATCGTAATAATAACACGGCGCAAGTCCCGTCTTGTCCTCCACCTCACTCGCTCGCTTGTGAACTCGCCCGACTCGTCGGTCGAACTCAGCCACCACCGAGTTGTAAAGACTCGCCGGCAACATCGTGAACGTTGTCCCCGAGTCCACCACCGTCCCGCCGTTCCCTCTCCGGTCAAGCCGTTTCACAATCTCCGGTGCCGCAATATTTCTCTTCCCCACAGAGATTCCCTTGAGTCCAACGCTGTAAAAGTAAGGGTGACTCGGGTTGTCGAGCATGGAGGTGTACACAAACTCAGCTGAGTCAGACCCATCAACACCCGAGCTGTCCTTCCTTTCCTTGTCGTCGTAGCGGCCGAGAATGAGTGGACTCGGACGATGAACTCGGTACTGATTAAAGGAGTGAGAGACCAAGCAATAAGAGAATCGGTTACCGAGTTGAGGAGAGACAGTAGCGATTTGGGCTGGCAAAGAAAGCAAGCCAGGGCCGAACCCAGCCACGCCAATTGGCTCACCGAGAGTTGTGTGGGCACACCCAAAAGTGAAATTTGGAAGAAGCATAGAAGGAACAGAGGAGGTGGGTACAGATAAACTGTCTTTGTAAAGGCGAGCTATTAAGCTTCCATCACCGTAGGCGTAGTAGAAAGGTGGGCAAGAGAAAGAGGAACAATCAGAGGTTTCGATATAGTCTAAAGGGCAACGAGAAATGGCACAGAGATCAGAGGAGGAGAGAGAAGTGTGCGCGGCGGAGCAAGCTGGGGACTTGCATGAAACGGTGGCGTTTTTGGAGAGTTTTGGTGGTGGGGTTGTGGTGGTGGATTTTCCTTCGCAGAGAATGCATTCAAAAGGGGAACAAGGAAACCAGACGAGGTCGGAGCCAGTGTCCATGTAGAGAGAGATGGGTTGTGGAGGGTTGGAGCCGATTGTGAAGGAAAGGGTGTAGTCACTGCCTGGTGAGAGTGGAAGAGAgacttgttgttgttgtttgttgagttttttgtggtggtggtggtggaagcGCATGGAGGAGCGAGTGGAAGTGGATTTGAGGAGGTGGTGTGTACTGTTGAATTGGTTTTTGGAAAGGGAGTGAGTTAGAGGTAATAGCAGAAGCTGCTCTGATAAGGTAACAGATAAGCTTGAAAAACAGAGTATGAAACAGAGCAACAAGGAAGCCATAATTTTAGAACCAAAAGAGCAGAAATTTTGCAACTTCTTTGAACCTTGATTTTATATCACTGTTGAAGTGTTTAGAGTGAGAGTTTAAATTTGTTTGTAGAAAAAGAGAGTGGTGAGGGGGAGTTATATGGGACTTTGGCAATGCAAGAGGACGAAGGTTCTGGTGTGGCTCTGCGTTTTGGTGCGTCGGCCCTTGTTACTTACGGATCGTTAGGTGCTTTTTGGGTCGTTTAGAGCTTAGACCCATTTACATCATTTgtacaaaattttctatttatttattttagaataaaaacatttatttatttgtttatattatatattcaaCAAAAGATAAACtttatcttattaaaatattattttcttatttttttaatt
This region includes:
- the LOC126709393 gene encoding probable aspartyl protease At4g16563 — encoded protein: MASLLLCFILCFSSLSVTLSEQLLLLPLTHSLSKNQFNSTHHLLKSTSTRSSMRFHHHHHKKLNKQQQQVSLPLSPGSDYTLSFTIGSNPPQPISLYMDTGSDLVWFPCSPFECILCEGKSTTTTPPPKLSKNATVSCKSPACSAAHTSLSSSDLCAISRCPLDYIETSDCSSFSCPPFYYAYGDGSLIARLYKDSLSVPTSSVPSMLLPNFTFGCAHTTLGEPIGVAGFGPGLLSLPAQIATVSPQLGNRFSYCLVSHSFNQYRVHRPSPLILGRYDDKERKDSSGVDGSDSAEFVYTSMLDNPSHPYFYSVGLKGISVGKRNIAAPEIVKRLDRRGNGGTVVDSGTTFTMLPASLYNSVVAEFDRRVGRVHKRASEVEDKTGLAPCYYYDGKVVNVPAVVLHFVGDGSSVALPRRNYFYEFLDGDKKKNVGCLMLMDGGDDEELSGGPGAILGNYQQQGFEIVYDLEKKRVGFARRQCSSLWDRLNQNQS